GCTCATCATGACCACGTCGAGCCCGATTGCCGGCACGACGGCGTCGTTCGATCCGGATCTGCTGTACCAGCTCAAGGTCGACAACAGCGGCGACGCGATCGAAGACTTGGTGTTCCAGGTCACGTTCGACAATGGCGTCGGTGCAGCGCAGAAGTACACGGTGCGTGGCCCCGTTGCCCCGACGATGACCGGCACGAAGTCGTCTCTCGTCACCACCGGCCCGGTGCTCACGGGCACGGTCGGCAGCATCGGCGGCTCGGCCACCGGCACGCAGGTGTTCACGGGCGTGCGCGCGGATCCGTTCGTGATCGATCTCGAGCAGTTCTTCAACATCATTCCGGACCGTCGTCCGTCGACCGGCGCGCTGTCCGGCCCGGCCACGCCGACCGCTACGGCATTCCGTACGCCTGGCATCGACTTCCTGCGTCCGTTCAACACGCTCGCGATCGCCATCGAACTCCCGAAGGCCCTGCTGCAGTCGAACACGGCCGCGACCGCCAACTTCGGCGTCTGGGGCACGATCAGCCGATGAACGCCAATCTCAACTCTCACGGAGCCCTGCGCATGCGCCGCTCACTCGCTACTCGTCTGTTCACCGTCGCGCTTGCCCTTCCGTTGTTCGCTGCGTGCAGCGATGACGACAACGGGGGCACCATCACTGACCCAGTCGTCACCACCCCGCGGGTATACTCGCAGGTCGAACGCCTCGGCAATCCGCTGGTGAGCGAAGTGTTCTTCGCCAAGCGCGATCACGGCTTGCACAACACGACTGCGCCGGCCACCGACATCACGAACGGCTTCCGCACCAAGATCAAGGCGTTCACCGATGCCTTCAATCGTGGCAACACGATCGGCACGACGCTGGGTGCGGTGCTGGTTCCCGACATGCTCATGGTGTATCCGAATCGTGCGGGCACGACCTCGGGTTGGCTGAGCTGGGCGCTGGCCAGTGGCTACGGCGGCCGCAATCTGAAGGACGATGTGGTCGATGCCGGTCTCACGGCGACATTCGGCAACCTGCTCGACCCCGCTGCCACGGTATTGCCCGGCCTGACGTCGGACAACATCAGCACGTCGGTGCGCACGTACGGCACGGCGTTCCCGTATCTCGAAGCGGCGCGATGAATCCCCGGCTGATGATGTGGCCGGCGGTGATTGGTCTCACGATCGCCGGTCTTGGCGGAGTGGCCTACCACCAGGCGATGGCCGTAGATCTTACGGTGCCATCGGCAGTGGGCACCGCGGCCACATCATCAGCAGTCGCCTCGCGCGAGTCAAAGCGTGAGGCGGAGCGGGCGCAACGCGATGTGCAGATCCGCGTTTGGAATGAAGCGCTGGCGGCTGATCCCGTCAGCGCGGTCTCAATGGGACAACTCGCCGCGCTGCACCTGCAACGCGCCCGGGAAAGTGGTGTGTTTGATGAATATCTCACGTCCGAAGCGTTGGCGCGTCGCTCCTTGTCGACGCGCACACGACGCAATGCGGCTACGGCGGTCACGCTGACGAATAGTTTGCTGGCGCAACATCGCTTTACCGACGCGATGGACGTGGCACGTACACTGGTGTCGTGGGAACCCGAGCAGCCGGCCTATCGGGCCTTGCTCGGCGAAGTCGCCATGGAACTCGGTGATGATTCCACAGCCGCGACCATGTTCAACTCGGTATGGACGGCCCGCTCCGGACTGTCGATCGCTCCGCGCGTGGCGCGATGGCTGGAACTGACGAATCACGTCGAGAAGGCACGCCGCGTGTTGAACGCGGCGCGCACGGAGGCATTGGCCCGTCGCGATCTGAGTACCGAGACGAAGGCCTGGTTTCATCTGCGCGTCGGAGATCTCGAGCTGCGTGCGGGTCGTGCCCGGGATGCCGCCACGGCATACCGCGCCGGACTCGCGCTCGATGACCAGGATCCCCGCCTGCTGGCAGCCATGGCGCGACTCGCGGAGCAGCAAGAGCAGCCCGCGGCGGTCATCGCCTGGGGGGAACGTGCCATCGCCGTGCGCATGGACCCGGCCACCCTCGGACTGCTGTCGAAGGCCTACACGACGCTCGGCGACCACGCGAAGGGGCGCGAGTATGCGCAAACGCTGGCGGTGGTCGCATCGGCCCAACAGGGGCCGTATGATCGCGCGTGGAGTCTGTACCTGCTGGATCAGCGGGAGCAGGTCAACACCGTGCTGGAAAAGGCGAAGGCCGAGCTGGAGACGCGACGCGATGTGTACGGGTATGACCTGACGGCGTGGGCGCTGTATCGGGCCGGCCGCTTCAGCGAGGCGCGTGAGATGATGGCGCAGGCGATGCGGCTGAACACGCCGGATCCGCTGCTGCAGCATCACGCCGCGATGATCGCCGCCGCTCCAACGGTCGTGTCGGCGAGCCGCGAGACGGCGGGCCGATAGATGCTCTCTGAACTCGTCAGCTTCGCGGCTCTCGGCTTTCAGCACATCGTCGCCATCGACGCGTTCGATCACATCCTGTTTCTGCTGGTACTGGCGGCGATCTATCGTGGTCGTGACTGGCGCCAAGTGCTCTGGGTGATCAGCGCATTCACGATTGGGCACTCGATCACGCTGGCGCTGGCGGTCACGAACGTGCTGGTACTTCCGCCGCGCCTCGTCGAGTTCCTGATACCGCTGACCATCGTCGCCACTGGCATCGAGAATATCGTGCAGCGCTCCCGCGCCGCCCAGGGCACGTTCTCACGGCATCGCGTGCTGTTCGCCGCGGGGTTCGGCCTGGTGCACGGCGCCGGCTTTGCGGGATACCTGCGCAGTCTGTTTCTCGACTCGATCGCGGTGCCGCTGGTGGGATTCAACCTCGGCATCGAGGCTGGGCAAATCGTCGTGCTCGCCGCGACGGCGGTGCTCTTTCGCCTCGTTGACGGCGGATTGTCGGTCGCTCTGCCGTCGCGCGATCCATTTCCGCTGCGCCTCACTGCAGTGTCACTGGGCGTCACGGTCATCGCCACGGGCTGGGCGTGGCAGCGGTTTCCGCAATGAAACGCGTGGCCGTGGTGCTCCTGATGAGCCTCGCGCTGGCTTCGCCGGCGCGGGCGCATGCCATTCATACCACGCATACCACCGTGACGGCCGACGCGCAGGGCTATACGCTCACGGTGCGAGCCTTCGCTGACGACTTGTCGGCGTCGGTGGCGCGTTTCAGCGGGCGCACGCCGCCGGCTGATTCGTCAGTGCGGGTGCCCGAGTTGGTCGCCTATGCGACGGCGCGATTGACGCCGACGACCGCGGCGGGCAAACCGCTGATCATGCAGTCGTGCGGCGTGAAGCGAATGCAGGATGCGTACGTCCTGTGTTTCCGCCTTGTCACGGCGACACGCACCGCGCCGCTACGGCTGGGCAATCAGATGCTGTCGGAGCTGCACGCCGATCAGGTCAATATTGTGCAATGCGACGTGGCGGGCAGTCGCCGCACCAATCTGTTCACGCGCGGTCGCGCGGCAACGGCCATTGTAGAACGTGGGGTGTGCGCGGCGTCATAACGACGGTCCGCACACACCCCACGCCTTACTCCCTACTTAGTTTTTCGGGTCGAGCATCTTGGCGATCTGATCGCGGGCATCTTCGAGATGCGCCTTGCTCATGCGATCGCTGGTCTTGGCGATGGCTGCAGCGAGATCGGCGTCGAGTGCCCGCATCTCACTCTTTAGGATCGGACGGAAATCCGCCGTGGTGACCGGAGCCGGTGCACCACGGGCGCCAGCTGGCGCCTGCTGAGCCGCCGACGCGGCGGGCGGGTTGATCTTGCTCGCCATCGCTTCGAGGTACACGCGCTGCAGACGACGACGGAAGGCGTCGATCGGTGCGCCCGTTTCGATTTCCTTCCACAGGCCGCGACGGAGATCGGTGAGCATGTCGGCCACCGGATACACTTCACTCTTCGACTTGGCCATCGCTTCCAGCTCGACCATGCGAGCGAGGCGGTCGTTGCTGACCACCGACGCCAGCGAACGCGCTTGTGCGTTGCCGACACGGCTCAAGCTGCCGTTCGACTCGATCTTGCGCGTGATGTTCTCGTCGAGCAGCCACGTGGGCGTGGTGTACGCGTTGTCGAGCAGGAACTGGAGCGCGTCCTTCTGGCGCTTGGGCTCCACGTTCTGCCAGACGACGCCCTTCTGACCCACCAGCTTTTCCTGCTTGTACTCCGAGCCGATGATGCGGGCCACGTGGCCCATCTCGGTGGCCCACTGACCAACGGTGCGGCCGTAGATCTCTTCGAGGTCGTCGTACGTGCTGCCGTCCTTCCACGCCGTGGCCGACTCCAAAATGGCCATCGTGCGCTTGAGGTTCTTCACGCCGAGCGTCGTGGCTTTCACGGCATCGGCATCACCGACCGCTTCCGACTGCTCACCCGGATCTGCACCCTGCGCGCCGCCGTCGTTGGCGAACCGGTACCAGGGGATCGTGTCCTGCATCTTCGACCACTTGTCGAGCGTGGCCTTCTCCGCTTCCGGCGTCTTGGCGTTCGGAATCGGCGAGTAGCCCCACATCACCGCGTACTTGTCGTACGGACCGACCTTCGGGATCAGGTCGTCGAGCGCGATCCCGTCTTCCGGCTGCGCCACGTAGTTGAAGCGTGAGTAGTCCATCAGCGTGGGCGTGTGGCCATTCTTGGCGACCCACGTCTTCGAGCGCACCGAGTCCAGCGGATACATCGAGCTGGCCTTGAAGTTGTGCGGGAAGCCGAGCGTGTGTCCCACTTCGTGCGCCGTCACGTACTCGAGCAAACGGCCGGCGAGTGAGTCGGGGAACGGGAACTTCTGCGCGCGCTTGTCGAGATGGCCGACCTGCGTGAAGTACCACGAGCGACCGAGGTTCATGACGTTGAGATACGTCTGCACGTCGGCGTCGATGATCTCACCGGTGCGCGGATCCTTGAGCGACGGACCGACGGCGTTTTCGGTGGCCGACGGGAGCCAGCGCACCATGGCGACGGTGGCGTCTTCGCCGGAGAAGTCGGGATCGTTGGCCGGTGCTTCGGCGGCGATGATGCCCTTGTAGAAGCCGGCGGCTTCGAAGGCCACCTGCCAGTCTTCGATGCCCTTCTTGATCCACGGCTTCAACCACGCCGGCGTAGCGGGGTCGAGGTAATACGTGATCGGCTTCTTGGGGACGCAGAGATTGCCGACCTTCTTGTCGGAGCACTCAAGGCGCCAGCGCGAGATGTATCGCTTGGTTTCCACGCGCTGTGTGGCGCCGGAGAAGTCACGCTGATTCACGCCGAAGTAGCCCACGCGCTCGTCGAGCAGGCGCGGCTGCATCGGCACGTCGGGCAGCTTGGCGATCGAGAAGGTGTACTTCTCGGTCGTTGGTGCCGTCGCGGCGGCACCTGCACCCGGCGGGCCACCTGCACCGGGCGCTCCGCCCTGCGGCGTGAAGCTCTGTACGGCGGTGACGTTCACGTTGCGCGAATACGCGGCGAAGCGATCGATGTACGAGCGCGCGGCATCGACCGTGGCGCGACGACCGAGTGCGGTGTATTCGGCCACGCCGCCGGTGAACATGCGCGTGACTTCAACGACGGCCGAGCTGTCGGGGCCGTACGCTTCGATGTTGAGCGCGGCGAGAATCTTGGTGACGCCGATCAACTCGGCGGCCATGCGCTGCGACGACGCGGTGTCGGCGATGATGTCGCGGTAATCGGCTTCGCGCACGAAGATGCGATTGTCGCGACGCTCGAAGCGCACGAGGTTGTTGCCGCCCTGCGTGCCACGAATGCCGATCTCGTCGGGCGTGCCGGCGAGCGTGGTGACGATGACGTAATCCTTGCCGAGCTCAGCGCGCGGGATCTCGAAGTAGAGACGGCTGCCGACGGAGTGGACCTTGAACACGCCACTCTTGGTGACGGCGCGCGGCGTGATGACGGTGCCGTAGGGGCGCGGCTGGGGGTCCTGCGCGGCGTTGGCGCCGCCCTGGCCGCCGGGCTGACCACCGCCCTGGGCTCCGCCCTGATTCGGGGCGCCGGCGGGACGACCGCCCGGTGCTGCGGTGGGGGGGGCGGCGTCGGCGCGGGGGGGGGGGCGCGGGGGTCGGCTTCGGGGCGCAGGCGCCGAGCACGAGGCCGGCGGCGGCGATCGACAGTGAAGCGTGTCGCATGCAGTTCAGTTCTCTGGGAGGGGACGTTGCCCGGGGGCGCGTTGTGGCGCACCGGCAGACGCAGTGTAACGCGCGGTGGTGGCGGGGTGCTGACGGGTGGTGGTCCCGGAACTGAAAACTGGCAACTGCCAACCCCTTAGGGAGCAGGGAGGAGGGTGTCAGGGAGGAGGGGGGGGGGGTGAGCCGCGTGCCGTTGCTACTTCCTCCCTCCTCCTGAGACCCTCCTCCCTGCCCCCTAAGCTGTTGGCTGTTATCGCATCACCTGCACCATCCAATCCGCCAACGCGCCCAGCACGTCGCGCCGCACCCGCGTGTCCTTGAGCGCGGTGTAGCCGCCCGGCGCGCCGGAGGGATCAACCAGGAACAGATGATTCGTGGCAGGGAAGTGGCGCAGCGTGACGCGCGTATTGCCGCTCGCCTTGAGAATGGTCGCGATGGAGTCGGCTTGCTCGGGGGTAACCTGCTGATCGGTGTTCCCCTGCAGGATCAGCGTGGGCTGCTTCACGCCACGCAGCGCGGCCGAGGGCTCGGTCCGCATGAAATAGCCCATCCACGGATTGGTGGCGGCGATGGAATCGAGCCCCTTGGGAACGGTGCGGCGAATCGAATCGCGCTGCGCCTCGGTGATCTGCGTAGCCGACTTGATGGCGTTCTCGTTCTGGAATTCTAGGATGCGACGGCCGTTGTAGGCGGGGCCTGCCAACAGCACGACGGCGCGGAGCGTGGGATCCTTGGCGGCCACGAGCGGCGCGATGAGTCCCCCTTCGCTATGTCCGGCGAGCGCGATGCGGGTGCCGTCGACGTCGGAGCGCGTGCGCAGATATGCCACGACGGCCGCCACGTCATCGGCGAAGTCGGCGCTGGTGGCGTTGGCGCGTGATGACGCGCCGCCGCTGGCGCCGACGCCACGATCATCGAAGCGCAGCACGGCGATGCCGCGGCGGCCGAGCGTGTCGGCGATATCGCGGAACGGTGCGTAGTTGCGCACGATGCTGATGCGCGAGTCGCGGTCCTGCGGGCCGCTGCCGCTGATGGTGATTACCACCGGCAGCTTGGCGGCGCCTTTCGGACGCGTGAGCGTGCCGGCCAGCGTGTAACCGCGCGGCGTGGGGATGACCACGTCTTCGGCGGTGTACGGCGCACCGGCCGGCGCACTGTAGTCGATCTTCACTGGCGCTGTCGTCGCGCTGGCGGTGCCAGTGGCGGCGCCACCCGAAACGCCGCTGGCGCGCACCACGCGCAGATTCTGCGCGGGAATGCTCATCTCGCGTGGTCCGCCGTTGGGGTCCCACAGAATGCGCACGTCCATCCCCGCAATCGAGAACACCGTGGTGTCTCCCTGCTCGGTGACGGACGCCGTCATGGTGCGGCCGCCGTTGGTGAGAAACACCGGCAGCGAGGTCTTCTTGGCGCCGCGGGCGTGATCGGCCATCAGCGCACTGTGCAACACCGAGTTGCCCACGAGCGCCACCGCCCCGATGGCACTCGCCAGAGTCTGCTCGCTCGTAGTGCCATTCGCTGAGATGGTGAGCTTGGCGCTGTCACCGACCATGTTGACCACGACGTTCTGGGTCGGGAGCCCGGACGTCGGCGCGCCGGGTGCAAACACGGACAATGTGAGGCGCCCGGGCGTGGTGTTCACGTGCTGCTGCTCCCAGCGAATCACCGGTGCCCCGCGCATGGTGAGCAGCCCCACGATCGATGATGGACCGGGTGTGACCACTTCCGTGCCGAGCGTGTCGATGCTGCGCAGATACACGAAGTGGAAGGCGGGCGCGGGTTGGGCGCGCAGCGAGGTGGCCAGGACGGCGCCAAGCACGAGCGCCACCGCCGCGGCCAGCAGTGCGATGATGCCGGCGCGACGCGAGCGATTGAAGATGACGTGCAGCATTGAGGAGTACCGTGCGAGTTATGAGGACTCGTGGTCGATATCGTCGACCGGGGTGTTGCGATCAGCCGGCGCCTGCTTCGACACGCGTCCGGCATCCCGGAGCGCGCGCCGCAGCAGAAATTCGATCTGTCCGTTGAGACTGCGCAGGTCATCGTTGGCCCAACGCTGGACTGCGTCGAGCACATCGCGGTCCACGCGAATGAGGAATGACTTGCGTTCAGCCATGAGACGTCGCTCCCGTGCTCAGGAGTACAGTGTCCCGGTGTTGACCACCGGATGTACTGAACGATCGGAGCAGAGCACGACGAGCAAATTGCTGACCATCGCCGCTTTGCGTTCGTCGTCGAGCGTGACGATCTGGCGAGACGACAGCGCGTCGAGCGCCATTTCGACCATGCCCACGGCGCCCTCCACGATCGTCTGTCGCGCCGCCACGATTGCGCTGGCCTGCTGGCGTTGCAGCATGGCCGCCGCGATCTCGGGAGAGTAGGCCAAGTGGCTGATGCGCGCTTCGATCACTTCGACGCCGGCCGTGGCGAGCCGGTCGTGCAACGCTTCGAGCAGGCCCTTGGAGATTTCCGTCGGGTGCGTACTGAGGGCGATCGCGTCGTCGCCATGGTGGTCATAGGGATACGACGACGCCAAGGCGCGCACCGCTGATTCGCTCTGCACGGCGACGTACTGCACGTAGTCGTTCACCTCGAAGATGGCCTCGGCGGTGTCGATCACCTTCCAGACCACGATGGCACCGATCTCGACGGGATTCGAGCGCGCGTCGTTCACCTTGAGCTTGTTGGTCTCGAAGTTCCGGATGCGCAGCGAGACGGCCTTCTTGCTCATGAACGGGTTCGTGAACCAGAGCCCCGGCGTCTTGACGGTGCCTTTGTAATTGCCGAACAGCGTGAGGACCTTGCCTTCGTTGGGCGCGACCGTGAACAGGCCGGGCATGCAGAGAAACGCGAAGAGCAGAATGACCAAGCCGATGGCGACCTCGAACCCGCTGTCACCGCGTGCGCCATTGGCGAAGACATAGCCGCCGGCGATGACGGCGACGACGAGCAGGAGCGCCATGAGGATGCCAGGGGATGGCTTGGCCTGGATTTCGCGGAACATTATGTAAACCTCTGTGGAGGGGTTTGGTATTGAAGTGATATCACTTCAGTATCGCCGTACGCAATGAGGAGGGAGCGGGTTTCAACGTTGGGGCTGGGGGCTGTGGGCCATCGGCCATGGGCCATCGGCCATGGGGTTCCTTCAGTACTCAGCTCTGAGTTCTCAGGGAGGCCCACAGCCCACAGCCCAAGGCCCAAGGCCCATGGCCCCCATGGCCCATGGCCCATGGCCCACCGTCCCCCTCCCCCCGCCGTCCGAAAAAAAACCAGTCTTGCTTCCGACGGAATGCGGAGCAATAGTCGCGAGGATAGCCCCGTCCCCCGTACTCGGAGAGCATGTCGTGAAACGATTTAGCCCACGGATGGCACTGGCTGCCGCCGTCTTCATTCCTAGTGTCACCGCCGGTGCGCAAGCCGCGCGTCCCGTCGCCCGCGCCACCGCACGTCCTGCGGCGATTGCGCCACTGGCTGCCCCCTTCGACACGGGCGCCCTTTCGGCCGTCAAGTGGCGCGAGATCGGTCCCTATCGCGGCGGCCGCTCGGCGGCGGTGGCCGGAAGCGTGGCCCGTCCCAACGAATACTGGATGGGAACCGTCGGCGCCGGCGTCTTCAAGACGGTCGACGGCGGTGATACGTGGGTGCCGATGAGCGACAAATATTTCGGCGGCACGATCGGCAGCATCGGCGTGGCCCCCAGCAATCCCGATGTCGTGTACGTGGGCGGCGGCGAGTTCACGATTCGCGGCAACGTGTCGCATGGTGACGGTGTGTGGAAGACCACCGACGGTGGCCGTAGCTGGACGAACATCGGCCTGAACGACACGCGGCAGATTTCTCGCGTGCTGGTGCACCCCACCAATCCCGAGGTCGCCTATGTCGCGGCACAGGGGCATGCGTGGGGCCCGAATGCCGAACGTGGCGTGTTCCGCACCAAGGACGGCGGGAAAAACTGGACGAAGGTGCTGTTCCGCGACGACTCGACCGGCGCGGCGGACCTCGCGATGGATCCCAGCAATCCGAACGTGCTCTACGCCGGCTTCTGGCAGATGCATCGCAAGCCGTGGATGCTGGTGTCGGGCGGCAAGGGCTCCGGGCTCTTCAAGAGCACCGACGGTGGCGACACATGGACCGACATCACCAAGCACAAGGGTCTGCCGGCCGGGCTGTGGGGCAACATCGGTATCACGGTGAGCGGGGCGAATACGCAGCGCATTTACGCGCTTATCGAAGCCGATGAGGGCGGCGTGTTCCGCAGCGACGACGGCGGTGGCACGTGGGCGCGCGTGAACGATGAACGCAAGCTGCGTCAGCGCGCGTGGTACTACTCCAAGATCTACGCCGATCCGAAGAACGCCGACATCGTGTACGCCAGTAACGTGCAGTTTCAGGTGTCGCGCGATGGTGGCAAGACGTGGAGCAACATCAATGCGCCGCACGGTGACTCGCACAATCTCTGGATCGCGGGCGACAACGGCGATCGTATGATCGAAGCGAACGACGGCGGTGCCAACGTGAGCACCGACGGCGCGAAGACGTGGACGGCGCAGGACTTTGCTACCGCGCAGTTCTATCATGTCACCACCACGAACCACTTCCCGTACAAGATCTGTGGTGCGCAGCAGGACAACAGCACGCTCTGCGGACCGTCGCGGGCAGCGGGTGGCATTACGATGGATATGTGGCAGGATGCGGGTGGTGGCGAGTCGGGCTTCATTGCGGCGCTGCCGAACAATCCGGACATCGTGTTCGCCGGCAGCTACGGCGGCTTCCTCACGCGCAAGGATATGCGCACCGGACTCGCACGTGACGTCAATCCATGGCCGCTCAATCCGATGGGTCACTCGGCCATCGACTCGAAGTACCGCATGCAGTGGACCTTCCCGATCGCCGTAAGCCCGCACGACGCGAAGACGATCTACGTGGGTTCGAACGTGCTGTTCAAGACCACGAATGAAGGCGACAGCTACACCGCGATCAGCCCCGACTTGTCGCGCAACGATCCGCGCACGCTCGGTCCGTCGGGCGGCCCGATCACGAAGGACCAGACGGGCGTGGAAACGTATGGCACCGTGTTCGCGATTTCGGAGTCGCCGGTGACGAAGGGTGTCATCTGGGCCGGTACCGACGACGGCACGGTGCACATCACGCGGAACGGCGGTGTGTCATGGACGAACGTCACGCCACCGCTGCTCAAGGAGCGCGAGTGGTCGCGCATCTCGATCATCGATGCGTCGCACTTCAATGCCGGTGTGGCGTATGTGGCCGCGAACCGCTTCCAGATGGACGACAACGAGCCGTACCTGTTCAAGACCGCCGACTTCGGCAAGACGTGGTCGCGCATCGACAACAGCGGCAAGGCCAACGGGATTCCGGCGACCGAGTTCACGCGCGTGATCCGCGAAGACGAAGTGCGTCCGGGGCTGCTGTTCGCCGGCACCGAGCGCGGCATCTACGGGTCGCTCGATGACGGGGCGACGTGGTTCTCGATGCGTCGCAACATGCCGATCGTGCCGGTGCACGATCTGGCCATCAAGGAAGGCGACCTCATTGCCGCCACGCATGGTCGCTCGTTCTACGTGATCGACGACATCACCCTGCTGCGTCAGCTCACGGCGAGTGCGATGGCCGAGCGCGCGCACCTGTTCACGCCGCGCGCGGCGTACCGCATCAACTGGGGCGGCGGCTTCAACCCGGGTGGTGGCAACGGCTCACCGGTCGGCGCCAACCCGCCCAACGGCGCGATCGTGTACTACTGGCTCAAGTCGCCGGCCAACAAGGTCACAATCGAGTTCAAGGATTCCACGGGTCGCACCGTGCGTACGTTCTCGAGCGACACGGCGGGCGCGGGCGCAGCGGGCGCCCCGGCTGGCGG
This region of Gemmatimonas groenlandica genomic DNA includes:
- a CDS encoding DUF4331 family protein yields the protein MDISFLSRRASRVVALVAAVGSIGVAGAVYASDHQDTPEVELNPRMDINDVYAFPGSSADRIALIMTTSSPIAGTTASFDPDLLYQLKVDNSGDAIEDLVFQVTFDNGVGAAQKYTVRGPVAPTMTGTKSSLVTTGPVLTGTVGSIGGSATGTQVFTGVRADPFVIDLEQFFNIIPDRRPSTGALSGPATPTATAFRTPGIDFLRPFNTLAIAIELPKALLQSNTAATANFGVWGTISR
- a CDS encoding DUF4331 family protein — translated: MRRSLATRLFTVALALPLFAACSDDDNGGTITDPVVTTPRVYSQVERLGNPLVSEVFFAKRDHGLHNTTAPATDITNGFRTKIKAFTDAFNRGNTIGTTLGAVLVPDMLMVYPNRAGTTSGWLSWALASGYGGRNLKDDVVDAGLTATFGNLLDPAATVLPGLTSDNISTSVRTYGTAFPYLEAAR
- a CDS encoding tetratricopeptide repeat protein, whose protein sequence is MMWPAVIGLTIAGLGGVAYHQAMAVDLTVPSAVGTAATSSAVASRESKREAERAQRDVQIRVWNEALAADPVSAVSMGQLAALHLQRARESGVFDEYLTSEALARRSLSTRTRRNAATAVTLTNSLLAQHRFTDAMDVARTLVSWEPEQPAYRALLGEVAMELGDDSTAATMFNSVWTARSGLSIAPRVARWLELTNHVEKARRVLNAARTEALARRDLSTETKAWFHLRVGDLELRAGRARDAATAYRAGLALDDQDPRLLAAMARLAEQQEQPAAVIAWGERAIAVRMDPATLGLLSKAYTTLGDHAKGREYAQTLAVVASAQQGPYDRAWSLYLLDQREQVNTVLEKAKAELETRRDVYGYDLTAWALYRAGRFSEAREMMAQAMRLNTPDPLLQHHAAMIAAAPTVVSASRETAGR
- a CDS encoding HupE/UreJ family protein: MLSELVSFAALGFQHIVAIDAFDHILFLLVLAAIYRGRDWRQVLWVISAFTIGHSITLALAVTNVLVLPPRLVEFLIPLTIVATGIENIVQRSRAAQGTFSRHRVLFAAGFGLVHGAGFAGYLRSLFLDSIAVPLVGFNLGIEAGQIVVLAATAVLFRLVDGGLSVALPSRDPFPLRLTAVSLGVTVIATGWAWQRFPQ
- a CDS encoding DUF6702 family protein — protein: MKRVAVVLLMSLALASPARAHAIHTTHTTVTADAQGYTLTVRAFADDLSASVARFSGRTPPADSSVRVPELVAYATARLTPTTAAGKPLIMQSCGVKRMQDAYVLCFRLVTATRTAPLRLGNQMLSELHADQVNIVQCDVAGSRRTNLFTRGRAATAIVERGVCAAS
- a CDS encoding zinc-dependent metalloprotease; protein product: MFKVHSVGSRLYFEIPRAELGKDYVIVTTLAGTPDEIGIRGTQGGNNLVRFERRDNRIFVREADYRDIIADTASSQRMAAELIGVTKILAALNIEAYGPDSSAVVEVTRMFTGGVAEYTALGRRATVDAARSYIDRFAAYSRNVNVTAVQSFTPQGGAPGAGGPPGAGAAATAPTTEKYTFSIAKLPDVPMQPRLLDERVGYFGVNQRDFSGATQRVETKRYISRWRLECSDKKVGNLCVPKKPITYYLDPATPAWLKPWIKKGIEDWQVAFEAAGFYKGIIAAEAPANDPDFSGEDATVAMVRWLPSATENAVGPSLKDPRTGEIIDADVQTYLNVMNLGRSWYFTQVGHLDKRAQKFPFPDSLAGRLLEYVTAHEVGHTLGFPHNFKASSMYPLDSVRSKTWVAKNGHTPTLMDYSRFNYVAQPEDGIALDDLIPKVGPYDKYAVMWGYSPIPNAKTPEAEKATLDKWSKMQDTIPWYRFANDGGAQGADPGEQSEAVGDADAVKATTLGVKNLKRTMAILESATAWKDGSTYDDLEEIYGRTVGQWATEMGHVARIIGSEYKQEKLVGQKGVVWQNVEPKRQKDALQFLLDNAYTTPTWLLDENITRKIESNGSLSRVGNAQARSLASVVSNDRLARMVELEAMAKSKSEVYPVADMLTDLRRGLWKEIETGAPIDAFRRRLQRVYLEAMASKINPPAASAAQQAPAGARGAPAPVTTADFRPILKSEMRALDADLAAAIAKTSDRMSKAHLEDARDQIAKMLDPKN
- a CDS encoding alpha/beta hydrolase family protein, which encodes MLHVIFNRSRRAGIIALLAAAVALVLGAVLATSLRAQPAPAFHFVYLRSIDTLGTEVVTPGPSSIVGLLTMRGAPVIRWEQQHVNTTPGRLTLSVFAPGAPTSGLPTQNVVVNMVGDSAKLTISANGTTSEQTLASAIGAVALVGNSVLHSALMADHARGAKKTSLPVFLTNGGRTMTASVTEQGDTTVFSIAGMDVRILWDPNGGPREMSIPAQNLRVVRASGVSGGAATGTASATTAPVKIDYSAPAGAPYTAEDVVIPTPRGYTLAGTLTRPKGAAKLPVVITISGSGPQDRDSRISIVRNYAPFRDIADTLGRRGIAVLRFDDRGVGASGGASSRANATSADFADDVAAVVAYLRTRSDVDGTRIALAGHSEGGLIAPLVAAKDPTLRAVVLLAGPAYNGRRILEFQNENAIKSATQITEAQRDSIRRTVPKGLDSIAATNPWMGYFMRTEPSAALRGVKQPTLILQGNTDQQVTPEQADSIATILKASGNTRVTLRHFPATNHLFLVDPSGAPGGYTALKDTRVRRDVLGALADWMVQVMR
- a CDS encoding Arc family DNA binding domain-containing protein yields the protein MAERKSFLIRVDRDVLDAVQRWANDDLRSLNGQIEFLLRRALRDAGRVSKQAPADRNTPVDDIDHESS
- a CDS encoding SPFH domain-containing protein, encoding MFREIQAKPSPGILMALLLVVAVIAGGYVFANGARGDSGFEVAIGLVILLFAFLCMPGLFTVAPNEGKVLTLFGNYKGTVKTPGLWFTNPFMSKKAVSLRIRNFETNKLKVNDARSNPVEIGAIVVWKVIDTAEAIFEVNDYVQYVAVQSESAVRALASSYPYDHHGDDAIALSTHPTEISKGLLEALHDRLATAGVEVIEARISHLAYSPEIAAAMLQRQQASAIVAARQTIVEGAVGMVEMALDALSSRQIVTLDDERKAAMVSNLLVVLCSDRSVHPVVNTGTLYS